From a region of the Mycolicibacterium sp. MU0050 genome:
- a CDS encoding VOC family protein, giving the protein MALRFSEVCIDAADPPALAHWWSTALGWPTEPTEDGDIILKPPGGAGPLWAFLAVPDDKVVKNRIHFDFVPDDQQAEVDRLLALGARRADVGQGQESWVVLADPEGNEFCILAAE; this is encoded by the coding sequence ATGGCGTTGCGTTTTTCCGAGGTGTGCATCGATGCGGCGGACCCGCCGGCCCTGGCGCACTGGTGGTCGACGGCGCTGGGTTGGCCGACCGAGCCCACCGAGGACGGCGACATCATCCTGAAGCCGCCGGGCGGCGCCGGGCCGCTGTGGGCGTTCTTGGCGGTGCCCGACGACAAGGTGGTCAAGAACCGGATCCACTTCGACTTCGTGCCCGATGACCAGCAGGCCGAGGTCGACCGCCTGCTGGCCCTCGGCGCCCGGCGGGCGGATGTCGGCCAAGGTCAGGAGAGCTGGGTGGTACTCGCCGACCCCGAGGGCAACGAGTTCTGCATCCTCGCGGCCGAGTGA
- the dapD gene encoding 2,3,4,5-tetrahydropyridine-2,6-dicarboxylate N-succinyltransferase, whose amino-acid sequence MAAPVACSTVTGASGFGLATLAADGSVLDTWFPAPELGSFDTTGTQRSPEGAPADLVGLAGRDEERGTETVVVRTTIADLDAKAVDTHDVYLRLHLLSHRLVAPHKLNAEGFFGLLTNVVWTNHGPCAVEGFETVRAKLRRRGPVTVYGVDKFPRMVDYVLPSGVRIADADRVRLGAHLAAGTTVMHEGFVNFNAGTLGSSMVEGRISAGVVVDDGSDIGGGASIMGTLSGGGSEVISVGKRCLLGANSGLGISLGDDCVVEAGLYITAGTKVTTPDDKRVKARTLSGASNMLFRRNSMSGAVEVVARGGHGITLNADLHAN is encoded by the coding sequence GTGGCCGCCCCGGTAGCCTGTAGCACCGTGACTGGAGCTTCGGGTTTTGGATTGGCAACGCTGGCGGCCGACGGGTCGGTTCTCGACACCTGGTTCCCGGCACCGGAACTGGGATCGTTCGACACCACCGGGACGCAGCGCTCGCCCGAGGGCGCGCCGGCGGACCTGGTCGGGCTGGCCGGGCGCGACGAAGAACGCGGCACCGAGACGGTGGTGGTCCGGACCACGATCGCCGACCTGGACGCCAAGGCCGTCGACACCCACGACGTGTACCTGCGGCTGCACCTGCTCTCGCACCGCCTGGTCGCTCCGCACAAGCTCAATGCCGAGGGCTTCTTCGGGCTGCTCACCAACGTCGTGTGGACCAACCACGGCCCCTGCGCCGTCGAGGGTTTCGAGACCGTGCGCGCCAAGCTGCGCCGCCGCGGTCCGGTGACGGTCTACGGCGTCGACAAGTTCCCGCGGATGGTCGACTACGTCCTGCCGTCCGGCGTGCGCATCGCCGACGCCGACCGGGTCCGCCTGGGCGCGCATCTGGCCGCCGGCACCACGGTCATGCACGAGGGGTTCGTCAACTTCAACGCCGGCACGCTGGGCTCCTCCATGGTGGAGGGGCGCATCTCGGCGGGCGTGGTGGTCGACGACGGCTCCGACATCGGCGGCGGCGCCTCCATCATGGGCACCCTGTCCGGCGGCGGCAGCGAGGTCATCTCGGTGGGCAAGCGCTGCCTGCTGGGCGCCAACTCCGGCCTGGGGATCTCGCTGGGCGACGACTGCGTCGTGGAAGCCGGGCTGTACATCACGGCGGGCACCAAGGTCACCACCCCCGACGACAAGCGGGTCAAGGCGCGCACGCTCTCCGGCGCCAGCAACATGCTGTTCCGGCGCAACTCGATGTCCGGGGCCGTCGAGGTGGTCGCCCGCGGTGGGCACGGCATCACCCTCAACGCGGACCTGCACGCCAACTGA
- the dapE gene encoding succinyl-diaminopimelate desuccinylase: MDRLDLHADPVALTAALVDIPSESRDEARLADAVEAALREQTEGFEVIRNGDAVLARTQRGLPSRVLLAGHLDTVPIADNLPSRIDGDRMYGCGTSDMKSGDAVFLHLAATVTDPAHDLTLVFYDCEEIEAAANGLGRIERELSDWLRADVAVLGEPTGGFIEAGCQGTLRVVISADGTRAHSARSWMGDNAIHKLGAVLARLSEYQPRRVDIDGCEYREGLSAVRIDGGVAGNVIPDAAAVTVNFRFAPDRSPQQALDHVHEVFAGLPVSIELTDSAAGALPGLGEPAAAALVAAAGGQVRAKYGWTDVSRFAALGIPALNYGPGDPNLAHRRDENVEIAQITSVTETLRAYLAR; the protein is encoded by the coding sequence GTGGACCGCCTCGACCTGCATGCCGACCCCGTCGCCCTGACGGCGGCCCTGGTCGATATCCCGAGTGAATCGCGCGACGAGGCGCGCCTGGCCGACGCCGTCGAGGCCGCGCTGCGGGAACAGACGGAGGGCTTCGAGGTGATCCGCAACGGGGACGCGGTGCTCGCGCGCACCCAACGCGGACTGCCCAGCCGGGTCCTGCTGGCCGGTCACCTGGACACCGTCCCCATCGCCGACAACCTCCCCAGCCGCATCGACGGCGACCGGATGTACGGCTGCGGGACCTCCGACATGAAGTCCGGCGACGCGGTCTTCCTGCATCTGGCCGCGACCGTCACCGATCCCGCGCACGACCTGACGTTGGTGTTCTACGACTGCGAGGAAATCGAGGCCGCCGCCAACGGCCTGGGCCGCATCGAGCGGGAACTGTCGGACTGGCTGCGCGCCGATGTCGCCGTGTTGGGCGAGCCGACCGGCGGGTTCATCGAGGCCGGCTGTCAGGGCACGCTGCGCGTGGTGATCAGCGCCGACGGCACCCGCGCGCATTCGGCACGTTCCTGGATGGGTGACAACGCGATCCACAAGCTCGGCGCGGTGCTGGCGCGCCTCAGCGAGTATCAGCCCCGCCGGGTCGACATCGACGGATGCGAGTACCGCGAGGGACTCTCGGCCGTGCGGATCGACGGGGGAGTGGCCGGCAACGTCATCCCCGATGCGGCGGCGGTGACGGTGAACTTCCGCTTCGCCCCCGATCGCTCGCCGCAGCAGGCGCTCGATCACGTCCACGAGGTCTTCGCGGGCCTGCCGGTCAGCATCGAACTCACCGACTCGGCGGCCGGCGCCCTGCCGGGACTCGGCGAGCCGGCGGCGGCCGCCCTGGTCGCGGCGGCCGGCGGCCAGGTCCGGGCCAAGTACGGCTGGACCGATGTCTCCCGCTTCGCCGCGCTGGGCATCCCCGCCCTCAACTACGGACCCGGAGATCCCAACCTCGCCCACCGGCGCGACGAGAACGTCGAGATCGCGCAGATCACCTCCGTCACCGAGACGCTGCGGGCCTACCTGGCACGCTGA
- a CDS encoding proline dehydrogenase family protein — MGSAFDTLARPAILAAGRATRLQRAAERLPVTRRVVRRFVPGETVEAVLTAVADLRATRRLVSIDHLGEDVTDTATAHANVQAYLRLLDALAGRDEPVGGVAPLEVSLKLSALGQALASDGAKIATENAYAICRRATEVGVWVTIDAEDHTTTDARLAIVAQLRRDFDQVGTVVQAYLHRSLSDCRELADARIRLCKGAYDEPASVAYRDHDEVTANYLRCLAVLIDGPGYPMIASHDPAVLAAVPRLLRESSRGPGDFEYQMLYGIRTDEQLRLADNGDHVRVYVPFGTQWYGYFVRRLAERPANLMFFLRALAGR; from the coding sequence ATGGGCTCGGCGTTCGACACCCTGGCCCGCCCGGCGATCCTGGCGGCCGGCCGCGCGACGCGGCTGCAGCGGGCCGCCGAACGCCTGCCCGTCACCCGCCGGGTGGTGCGCCGGTTCGTACCCGGCGAGACCGTCGAGGCGGTCCTGACCGCCGTCGCGGATCTGCGCGCCACCCGCCGGCTGGTCAGCATCGACCACCTGGGCGAGGACGTCACCGACACCGCCACGGCCCACGCGAACGTCCAGGCCTACCTGCGGTTGCTCGACGCGCTGGCAGGGCGCGACGAACCGGTCGGTGGCGTTGCGCCGCTGGAGGTCTCGCTCAAGCTCTCGGCGCTGGGGCAGGCGTTGGCGTCCGACGGCGCCAAGATCGCCACCGAGAACGCGTACGCGATCTGCCGCCGCGCCACCGAGGTCGGCGTGTGGGTGACGATCGACGCCGAGGACCACACGACCACCGATGCGCGACTGGCCATCGTGGCGCAACTGCGCCGGGACTTCGACCAAGTCGGCACGGTGGTGCAGGCCTACCTGCATCGCAGCCTGTCGGATTGCCGTGAGCTGGCCGATGCCCGAATCCGGTTGTGCAAGGGCGCCTACGACGAGCCGGCCTCGGTGGCCTACCGGGACCACGACGAGGTCACCGCCAACTATCTGCGCTGCCTCGCCGTGCTGATCGACGGCCCGGGATATCCCATGATCGCCTCCCACGACCCGGCCGTGCTGGCCGCGGTGCCGCGGTTGCTGCGCGAGAGCTCGCGGGGCCCGGGCGATTTCGAATACCAGATGCTGTACGGCATCCGGACCGACGAACAGCTCCGGCTCGCCGACAACGGTGATCATGTGCGCGTCTACGTCCCGTTCGGCACGCAGTGGTACGGCTACTTCGTCCGGCGGCTCGCGGAGCGGCCGGCCAACCTGATGTTCTTCCTGCGGGCGCTGGCGGGACGCTGA
- a CDS encoding NUDIX domain-containing protein, with the protein MTLREDQIRRPDGSPGIYGVVDKPDYALVIARERDRFMLVEQYRYPLGLRRWEFPQGAAPGGATVAPLDLAARELREETGLRADSMVELGLLDVAAGMSSQRGRVFLATGITEGDHEREPEEQDMRCAWFARADVEAMIRRGDITDAQSVAAWTLLLLSGHDG; encoded by the coding sequence ATGACGCTGCGCGAAGACCAGATCCGCCGGCCCGACGGCAGCCCGGGCATCTACGGGGTGGTCGACAAACCCGACTACGCGTTGGTGATCGCGCGGGAGCGGGACCGGTTCATGCTCGTCGAGCAGTACCGCTACCCGCTGGGCCTGCGGCGGTGGGAGTTCCCGCAGGGCGCCGCCCCGGGCGGGGCAACGGTGGCCCCGCTCGATCTCGCCGCCCGCGAGTTGCGCGAGGAGACGGGTCTGCGCGCGGACTCGATGGTGGAGTTGGGGCTGCTTGACGTCGCAGCCGGGATGAGCAGCCAACGCGGCCGGGTCTTCTTGGCCACCGGCATCACCGAGGGTGACCATGAGCGCGAGCCCGAAGAGCAGGACATGCGCTGCGCCTGGTTTGCCCGCGCCGACGTCGAGGCGATGATCCGCCGTGGCGACATCACCGACGCCCAGTCAGTGGCGGCCTGGACGCTGCTGCTGTTGTCCGGCCACGACGGGTAG
- a CDS encoding acyl-CoA synthetase, translated as MLLASLNPAAVAGGADLSDAVTIGETTLSRSDLVGAATSVAERVGGAARVAVLATPSVTTVLAVTGCLIAGVPFVPVPADVGAAERAHILKDSGAQAWLGELPEDTGGLPHVPVRLHARSWHRYAEPHPDTPAYVMYTSGTTGAPKGVLTSRRAVAADIDALAAAWRWTPEDTLVHGLPLFHVHGLVLGLLGSLRIGNRFVHTGKPTPVNYAQAAEKHGGTLFFGVPTVWSRLVSDGAAADALRSARLLVSGSAALPVPVFDRLVSLTGHAPIERYGSTESLITLSTRVDGERRPGWVGLPLDGVQTRLVDDGGGPVGHDGETIGKLHVRGPMLFDGYLNRAEATAEVLGEDGWYRTGDVAVIDDGGMHRIVGRESVDLIKTGGYRVGAGEIETALLGHPGVDEVAVVGVPDADLGQRIVAFVVGDTEPDALIEYVAEQLSVHKRPREVRLVTELPRNAMGKVLKKELMTGG; from the coding sequence GTGTTGTTGGCCTCTCTGAACCCCGCCGCCGTCGCCGGTGGCGCCGATCTGTCCGACGCCGTGACCATCGGCGAAACCACGCTGAGCCGCAGCGACCTCGTCGGTGCGGCCACCTCGGTCGCCGAGCGGGTCGGTGGTGCCGCCCGGGTGGCGGTGCTGGCCACCCCGAGCGTCACCACGGTGCTCGCCGTCACGGGCTGCCTGATCGCGGGGGTGCCGTTCGTGCCGGTGCCCGCCGACGTCGGCGCCGCCGAGCGCGCCCACATCCTGAAGGACTCCGGCGCGCAGGCCTGGCTCGGCGAACTACCCGAGGACACCGGCGGACTGCCGCATGTGCCGGTTCGGCTGCACGCCCGCTCCTGGCATCGCTACGCCGAACCGCATCCGGACACCCCGGCGTACGTCATGTACACCTCCGGCACCACGGGTGCGCCCAAGGGCGTGCTGACCAGCCGGCGCGCCGTGGCCGCCGACATCGACGCGCTGGCCGCCGCCTGGCGGTGGACGCCCGAGGACACCCTGGTGCACGGTCTGCCGTTGTTCCACGTACACGGTCTGGTGCTGGGTCTGCTCGGGTCGCTGCGGATCGGTAACCGCTTCGTGCACACCGGCAAGCCAACCCCCGTCAACTACGCGCAGGCCGCGGAAAAGCACGGCGGCACTTTGTTTTTCGGTGTCCCCACGGTGTGGTCCAGGCTGGTCTCGGACGGTGCCGCGGCCGACGCGCTGCGGTCGGCAAGGCTGTTGGTGTCCGGCAGCGCCGCGTTGCCGGTGCCCGTGTTCGACCGGTTGGTGTCGCTGACCGGACACGCGCCCATCGAGCGGTACGGCAGCACCGAATCGTTGATCACGCTGAGCACTCGGGTCGACGGCGAGCGCCGGCCCGGCTGGGTGGGGCTACCGCTCGACGGGGTGCAGACCCGCCTGGTCGACGACGGCGGCGGCCCGGTGGGCCACGACGGGGAAACCATCGGCAAACTGCACGTGCGGGGGCCGATGCTCTTCGACGGCTACCTGAACCGGGCCGAGGCCACCGCCGAGGTGCTGGGCGAGGACGGCTGGTACCGCACCGGCGACGTCGCCGTCATCGACGACGGCGGCATGCACCGCATCGTCGGGCGGGAATCGGTGGACCTGATCAAGACCGGCGGATACCGGGTCGGTGCCGGCGAGATCGAGACCGCGCTGCTCGGGCACCCCGGCGTCGACGAGGTGGCGGTCGTCGGCGTACCCGACGCCGATCTCGGTCAACGCATCGTCGCCTTCGTCGTCGGCGACACCGAGCCGGACGCCCTCATCGAGTATGTGGCCGAACAGCTTTCGGTGCACAAGCGCCCCCGCGAGGTGCGGCTGGTCACGGAGCTGCCGCGCAATGCGATGGGCAAGGTGCTCAAGAAGGAGCTGATGACAGGAGGTTGA